The following proteins come from a genomic window of Nicotiana tomentosiformis chromosome 12, ASM39032v3, whole genome shotgun sequence:
- the LOC104099214 gene encoding uncharacterized protein — MASPIPPPSSAASGGFQNPNKSLSFFANAMKRKDSFIQFFAMTGILLLSVRSLGQKYRIHDLMEDNAALEEEQQGLVQRMHHIRQSLLAEAALDPTGRLASRLRRLFGEDG, encoded by the coding sequence ATGGCTTCCCCTATACCGCCACCAAGCTCCGCCGCTTCCGGCGGATTCCAAAACCCTAACAAGTCATTAAGCTTCTTTGCAAACGCAATGAAGAGAAAAGACAGTTTCATACAGTTCTTCGCTATGACTGGAATCCTTCTATTGAGCGTTCGATCACTCGGGCAAAAGTATCGGATACATGATCTCATGGAGGATAATGCTGCGCTGGAGGAAGAACAACAAGGACTAGTTCAGCGAATGCATCATATCAGGCAAAGCTTGCTTGCTGAAGCTGCTCTTGACCCCACTGGCCGCTTGGCTTCACGCCTTCGCCGCCTTTTCGGTGAAGACGGTTGA